TGTGGTGGAACGAACAATGGATGGGCTACCCGATAGGACCTGAATATGAAGCTTGTTCTAATACAGCAAATGCTTCACAATTAAAAGGTAATCTGATGTTAATTCTAGGAGAACTTGATGATAATGTAGATCCCGCATCGACCATGCAATTTGCCAATGCTTTAATAAAAGCCAATAAAAATTTTGAACTGGTAATTGTTCCCGGAATGGGGCACTCTGCCGGAGGCGATTACGGAGAACGAAAAAGAAGGGATTATTTTGTACAGCATCTATTAGGAGTTACACCTCCTGCATGGAGCGAAGTGTATAAATAAGACTCTTGGAAACATAAAACAAGGATTTTGTAAATCTTAAAGAAATAATTTAGGTATGAAAAAAAGTACGTTATTTATTTGTGCTGTACTCAGTTTTTGGACATTCGGCACAACGGTTTTACAGGCACAAAACGGAGATCAGATTTTGGACGGAATCGGGGAAACCGGATTAATTGCCCGTTATGTTTTTGACGGTGATGCAAAAGACTGGTCACGAAACAATCTGCATGGTAAAATAGACTCAAAGGCGAAATTTGTAAACGACGATCAGTTTGGTAAAGTACTTTCGCTGCCTGTTGACAGCAAATCTTTTGTTTCTATTCCTGCTGATGGAGTTTTAGGCGAAGAATCATTGAGTATTACAGGATGGGTTTACCTTCGTTCGGCACAAAAAGGACAGTATTTTTTTGATTTCGGAAAAAGTGCCGCTTCGCATTTTTTTACGGCGCCGGCAGGAACTCAGACCAAACCGGGTTTACTAACCGAAATTACGGGAGCAAAAGGAACGAAATACAATACAGCTTCTCCTGCATTACCCATAAACAAATGGAATCATATAGCTGTCGTATTTAATATTCCGTCGAAAACAGTCAGCACCTATGTAAATGGCATTTTAACAGGGGAAACAAAGAATGCCGAATTAAATCTGGAACAATTATTTGACAGTAAATCAGTCGAAAAAAACAAGCTTTTTATTGGGAAATCAATATCTGATGAAGATTCCTATCTCAACGCTAAATTGCACGATTTCAGGATTTACAGAATTTCTTTAAATCAAAAACAAATCAGCCGTATTTTTAATAACGCCTTTAGAGACGGAGAAGAAGAAGAAGCGCCGGAAGAGAAAAATGCCGATCTTCCGTCATTTGCTAAAACAACGCCTCAGTTGTATAACCAGTATTTAACCAGCGTACAGGATATAAAAGTAGAAACAACAGCAGGATACCTGCCAAGAATCCCGTCGTATGTTAAAGGAGTTTACAGAGACGGTGTTCAGGGACCGGAAGTACGCGTGATCTGGCCTTCGCCAAAAGACAATCAAGAAGTGCTTAAAGCAGGACAATATACCGTAACCGGAATAGTTTCCGGAACCGATTTAAAACCAAAAGCAGTTATAACGGTAAAAGAAGCCAAAACCAGTAAAGCGCCAAAACGAAAACTGGAAGCTTTTAATCTGGACCAGGTTTCATTAAATAAGGATAATGACGGACAGCAGACAAAATTTATCGAAAACCGCAATAAGTTTATCACCACATTGGCCGCCACAGATCCTGATTCGTTTCTTTACATGTTCCGCAATGCATTCGGACAGCAACAGCCCAAAGAAGCAGAACCGCTTGGTGTATGGGACACGCAGGAAACCAAATTACGCGGACATGCAACCGGCCATTACCTCACAGCAATTGCTCAGGCGTATGCCAGTACAGGGTATGATAAAACGCTGCAAGCCAATTTTGCCGATAAAATGCAGTATTTGGTTCATACATTATATGACTTATCACAGCTTTCCGGACAGCCAAAAGAAGTTGGAGGAAAATTTGTTTCAGATCCTGCGGCAGTACCGCCGGGACCAGGCAAAACAGATTATGATTCAGATTTAAGTGCGGAAGGAATCCGTACCGATTACTGGAATTGGGGTAAAGGATTTATCAGCGCTTATCCGCCGGATCAGTTTATTATGCTTGAAAAAGGCGCTACTTACGGTGGGCAGAAAACCCAGATTTGGGCGCCGTATTATACGCTGCATAAAATTATGGCAGGCTTAATGGATATTTACGAAGTAAGCGGCAACGAAAAAGCACTTGCCACAGCCAGAGGAATGGGAGACTGGGTATATGCCCGAATGAAAAAACTCCCAAAGGAAACGCTTATCAGTATGTGGAACCGATATATAGCAGGAGAGTTTGGCGGTATGAACGAAGCGATGGCTCGTTTATACCGAATTACAAAAGATCCTCATTATTTAGAAACAGCGCAGTTATTTGATAATATCAAAGTATTTTACGGTGATGCCAATCATTCGCACGGACTGGCAAAAAATGTTGACACTTTCCGCGGACTGCATGCCAATCAGCACATTCCGCAGATTATGGGAGCACTCGAAATGTACCGCGATTCAGATGCTTCAGACTATTATCACGTAGCCGATAACTTTTGGTACAAAACCGTAAACGATTATATGTACAGTATTGGCGGCGTGGCAGGAGCCAGAAATCCAGCCAATGCAGAATGTTTTATCAGTCAGCCCGCCACGATTTACGAAAATGGATTTTCATCGGGAGGTCAAAACGAAACCTGCGCGACCTACAACATGCTGAAATTAACAGGCGATTTGTTTTTATACGAGCAGAAAGGAGAATTAATGGATTATTACGAACGCGGGCTTTACAATCATATTCTGGCTTCGGTAGCGCAGGACAGTCCGGCGAATACCTATCATGTTCCGTTAAGACCCGGTTCTGTAAAACAATTCGGGAATCCGCACATGACCGGTTTTACCTGCTGCAACGGAACAGCAATAGAAAGTAACACAAAATTTCAAAACTCTATTTATTTCAAAAGTGCCGATAATAAAGCCTTGTATGTCAATCTTTATGTGCCGTCAACTTTAAAATGGACAGAAAAAAACATGACAATTACACAGACAACAGATTTTCCTAAACAGGATTTCACCCGTTTGACCATTACAGGAAATGGAAATTTTGACATCAACGTACGTGTGCCTCAATGGGCTTCAAAAGGATTTTTTGTAAAAATAAACGGTAAAGAAGAAAAGGTGAAAGCAGAGCCGGGAAGCTATCTGACCTTAAACCGCAAATGGAAAGACGGCGATACGATAGAGCTGCGCATGCCGTTTGAATTTCATTTAGAACCCGTAATGGATCAGCAGAACGTTGCCAGTTTATTTTACGGTCCGGTTCTGTTAGCCGCACAGGAAACGGAACCTCGTAAAGAATGGCGTAAAGTAACGTTTGACGTAAAAGATATCAGTAAATCAATTCAGGGAGATCCTAAAAAACTGGAATTTAC
This portion of the Flavobacterium gelatinilyticum genome encodes:
- a CDS encoding beta-L-arabinofuranosidase domain-containing protein codes for the protein MKKSTLFICAVLSFWTFGTTVLQAQNGDQILDGIGETGLIARYVFDGDAKDWSRNNLHGKIDSKAKFVNDDQFGKVLSLPVDSKSFVSIPADGVLGEESLSITGWVYLRSAQKGQYFFDFGKSAASHFFTAPAGTQTKPGLLTEITGAKGTKYNTASPALPINKWNHIAVVFNIPSKTVSTYVNGILTGETKNAELNLEQLFDSKSVEKNKLFIGKSISDEDSYLNAKLHDFRIYRISLNQKQISRIFNNAFRDGEEEEAPEEKNADLPSFAKTTPQLYNQYLTSVQDIKVETTAGYLPRIPSYVKGVYRDGVQGPEVRVIWPSPKDNQEVLKAGQYTVTGIVSGTDLKPKAVITVKEAKTSKAPKRKLEAFNLDQVSLNKDNDGQQTKFIENRNKFITTLAATDPDSFLYMFRNAFGQQQPKEAEPLGVWDTQETKLRGHATGHYLTAIAQAYASTGYDKTLQANFADKMQYLVHTLYDLSQLSGQPKEVGGKFVSDPAAVPPGPGKTDYDSDLSAEGIRTDYWNWGKGFISAYPPDQFIMLEKGATYGGQKTQIWAPYYTLHKIMAGLMDIYEVSGNEKALATARGMGDWVYARMKKLPKETLISMWNRYIAGEFGGMNEAMARLYRITKDPHYLETAQLFDNIKVFYGDANHSHGLAKNVDTFRGLHANQHIPQIMGALEMYRDSDASDYYHVADNFWYKTVNDYMYSIGGVAGARNPANAECFISQPATIYENGFSSGGQNETCATYNMLKLTGDLFLYEQKGELMDYYERGLYNHILASVAQDSPANTYHVPLRPGSVKQFGNPHMTGFTCCNGTAIESNTKFQNSIYFKSADNKALYVNLYVPSTLKWTEKNMTITQTTDFPKQDFTRLTITGNGNFDINVRVPQWASKGFFVKINGKEEKVKAEPGSYLTLNRKWKDGDTIELRMPFEFHLEPVMDQQNVASLFYGPVLLAAQETEPRKEWRKVTFDVKDISKSIQGDPKKLEFTIDGVQYKPFYETYGRHSVYLDVTLKQ